A window of Primulina huaijiensis isolate GDHJ02 chromosome 9, ASM1229523v2, whole genome shotgun sequence contains these coding sequences:
- the LOC140984433 gene encoding magnesium-chelatase subunit ChlI, chloroplastic-like — MAGLVGISSTAAILASRPHFSDSAKPSCFYLPTAGLSYGKKFCGGSSASFKKGRSPFHVSISNVATATTPDLDQKLAASKESQRPVYPFAAIVGQEEMKLCLLLNVIDPKIGGVMIMGDRGTGKSTTVRSLVDLLPEINVIAGDAFNSDPEDPEVQGPEAREKSLRGEKLPVVSVKINMVDLPLGATEDRVCGTIDIEKALTEGVKAFEPGLLAKANRGILYVDEVNLLDDHLVDVLLDSAASGWNTVEREGISISHPARFILIGSGNPEEGELRPQLLDRFGMHAQVGTVKDAELRVKIVDERARFDRNPKEFRETYNTEQEKLQQQIYSARESLSSVKIDHEDRVKISKVCSELNVDGLRGDIVTNRAARALAALKGRDKVTAEDIATVIPNCLRHRLRKDPLESIDSGLLVIEKFYEVFS, encoded by the exons ATGGCGGGGCTCGTGGGGATTTCGTCCACCGCTGCAATCTTGGCCTCTAGGCCACACTTTTCTGACTCCGCCAAGCCTTCCTGTTTCTATCTTCCCAC TGCAGGGCTGAGTTATGGGAAGAAGTTTTGTGGTGGGAGTAGTGCTTCCTTCAAGAAAGGGCGCTCTCCATTTCATGTCTCGATTTCTAATGTTGCCACTGCGACTACTCCTGATCTAGATCAA AAACTTGCTGCTTCAAAGGAGAGCCAGAGACCAGTTTATCCATTTGCAGCTATAGTTGGACAAGAAGAGATGAAACTATGCCTTCTGTTGAATGTGATTGATCCAAAGATAGGAGGCGTGATGATAATGGGTGACAGAGGAACAGGAAAGTCCACAACTGTCAGGTCTTTGGTGGATTTACTTCCGGAGATTAACGTCATTGCTGGTGATGCATTTAATTCAGACCCAGAGGACCCAGAAGTGCAGGGCCCTGAAGCAAGAGAGAAGAGTTTGAGAGGTGAAAAACTCCCTGTTGTGTCGGTCAAAATCAACATGGTTGATTTGCCATTGGGCGCTACAGAAGACAGAGTTTGTGGTACTATTGACATTGAAAAGGCTCTTACTGAAGGTGTGAAGGCATTTGAGCCTGGCCTTCTTGCCAAAGCAAACAGAGGAATTCTCTATGTGGACGAGGTTAATCTTTTGGATGACCATTTAGTAGACGTTCTACTCGATTCTGCTGCCTCAGGTTGGAATACCGTGGAAAGGGAAGGAATCTCAATTTCACACCCTGCCAGGTTTATACTCATTGGCTCTGGGAATCCTGAAGAAGGAGAACTGAGGCCACAGCTTCTTGATCGATTTGGGATGCATGCACAAGTTGGGACTGTGAAGGATGCTGAACTCAGGGTAAAAATCGTTGACGAAAGAGCACGTTTTGATAGAAATCCTAAAGAATTTCGTGAAACTTACAATACAGAACAAGAAAAGCTCCAGCAACAAATTTATTCCGCTAGGGAATCCCTATCGTCTGTAAAAATAGATCACGAAGATAGAGTTAAAATTTCCAAGGTCTGTTCTGAGCTGAATGTTGATGGATTGAGAGGTGACATTGTGACTAACCGGGCAGCAAGAGCCTTGGCTGCTCTCAAAGGACGAGATAAAGTAACTGCGGAGGATATTGCAACTGTCATTCCCAACTGCTTGAGACATCGTCTTAGGAAGGATCCTTTGGAGTCGATCGACTCGGGCTTGCTTGTGATTGAGAAATTTTACGAGGTTTTTAGCTGA